The Phormidium yuhuli AB48 DNA window GGACGAGAAGACCAAATGACGCACCCCCGCCGCCTGCATCGCTTCTAGGAGGGTTAGGGTTCCCACCACATTGTTGTGGTAATACTTTGCCGGGTCCGTCACCGATTCTCCCACAAAAATATAGGCCGCAAAGTGCATGACGGCCGCAATCTCAGAACGAGCAAAGAGGTCGTCGAGGAGGGGGCGATCGCAGGTATCCCCGAGAATAAACTCAACATCTAACACCTCCTCAACGATATCCCGATGTCCATAGACGAGATTATCGAGGATGATCACAGAATAGCCCGCTGCCTTGAGCGCCAAGACCGCATGGGAACCAATATATCCAGCTCCGCCTGTGACAAGAATAGTGGGGTTGTTTGAAGACACTGCAATTGACCTAAAAAACTATAATTCTTTCTCCAGAATAGAAGCAAATTCCGGAATTTGACGGGAGTTGCCCGCTTATTGATGCCAGCACCAAATTTTGATGGTTTTATCCCAACTCCCGGAGACAATGGTCCGACTTCGTTGAGCCACGGCAATTCCATGTACAGCCCCCATATGGCCCGAGAGCGTATCACAGACCCGGCGATCGCGGATACTCCAGATTTTGATGGTTTTGTCACTACTGGCCGAAATCAACATATCCTCATGCAAACCAAAGGCCACATCGTTAACATCCCAAAGGTGGTTCGCGAGAGTACAGACTTCTGTTCCCGATTGAAGATCCCAGAGCTTAATGGTGCGATCCTTACTCCCACTGGCCAAAAACTGATTATCCCTAGAAATTGCCACCGATAGAACCGATCCCAAATGGCCCGTCAGAGTATGCAGCAACTGGCGATCGCCCAAGTTCCAGACATAAATCTTATTATCCAGACCCCCGCTCACCAACCAGCGTCCATCGGGGGACAGGGCGATCGCCTTAATACTCCCTGATGGCGTTCGTAAAACCCCGCTCGTCTCACTCTGACCGGGTTTCCAGATCTGAAGGGTGCGATCCTTGCTACCACTAATCAGATAAGAGCCATCTCCCGCGAAGGCCAGGGACGTCACCCCCCGTAAATGCCCTCCCAGACTATCAAGGAGTTCTCCTGTCTCTAGATTCCATAACTTCACCGTCGCATCATCCCCGCCACTCGCGAGAACCTTACCATCGGGACTAATGGCCACCGCATTCACCGGCCGACGATGGCGATCGAGGGCATACTGAAGTTGACCCGTCTGCAAATTCCAAACAAACACCGTATTATCCAGACCACCGCCGACAATCCAGGGTAACGTTGGTCGACCGGTCTTACTAGAGAGGGGTTTACCTGCCGGGAGTCGTTCATAAATCGCGACACAACTGACCAATGAGGTTAACGCTGGCAAGGTGTAAGCACAATGCCAACCTCGGGTTTTCGGCAAAGGCGGCCGGTGAGAAATCGGAGTTATATCCTGAAACCGACTACTAGACGTGGGAAAAACTCGTCCCGAGGGAACCGGTGTCATCGAGGGGGGTTTCGGCGGTAAGGGTGGCATGGAACGCCGAGGCGACTGAGAGGAGGGGGCCTCAATATTGGTGGGAGGGAGAGAGGCGTTAGCTGGCTTAGTTTGGGGAGCCGAGACTGGAGCGTAGTCAGACCCCGCCGCTGCCGCCGTTTTTCGCTGTTTGGCCTGACGGCTCGGGGGTTTGCTGGCGGGAGGTTTAAAATCTCGGATAATCTCATCCACTGATTGATAACGCTCTTGCAGTCGCTCCTGAGTCATCTTGTCCAAAATTGCCCCCAAACGAGGACTCAGAGAAATCTCTTGTTCTGCTAACTTCTCCCGCCAGCGCCAACCCTTCATCGGATCAAACAATACATCAGGACGAGTATTGGTCAGTAATTGCAGACAGGTCACCCCCAGACTATAAATATCACTTGCCGGGTAAGCCTGACCGCTGCGTAACTGCTCTAGGGGAGCATAGCCCATGGTTCCCACTTTGGTTCCGGGTTCCGCTAGAGCCGTTTTGGTCAACTGCTTCGAGACGCCAAAGTCAATTAACATCAGTTTGCCATCACGATTGCGTCGCAAAATGTTGACCGGCGTGATGTCCCGATGGATAACCTTGTTTTGATGGACATACCGTAACACGGGCAGTAGTTGCACTAAAATTTCCCGAATTTTCGTTTCACTAAAGGCTCCCGAACGCTCCATCTCATGCCACAGGGTCTGGCCATCTACATATTCCTGGACTAGATACAGCCGTCCATCTTCTTCAAAAAAGGCGAATAAGGTGGGAATATGGGGATGTTCTCCCAATTTGGAGAGTTGGGTGGCTTCTTGATAGAACAGGGAAATCGTTTTGTCGTAACTGCCTTCGGTCACCTGGCTCCCATCATCTTGAGGTAAGAGTTGTTTAATGACACAGAAGGTATTGAGACGATCCTCATCCACCGCAATGTAGGTTCTACCAAATCCCCCTCTAGCTAATGGTTTCGTCGGACGGTAGCGCCCCCGGAGTTTGAGGCGAGACCCACAGGTGACACAGTGACTGGCATCATCTGTATTTCGGGGCTGCGAGCAGTTGGGATTAAGGCAGAAGATCATGATGGTGCGCGCGGGGACGGGTTGGCAAGTCCAGGTCTATTTTCCATTGTCTCCGATCAACCCGCAACTGTCCTGCTTTTTGTTGAGATTCGGTAGACCCTCGCTGCTGAGACCCCAGGCTGACCCCCCCCGACGAGATCTTGACGAGATCTCGTCGTCTATCCAATGGGGGACGAACCAATCAGGGCAATCGGGGAGCCGGGGTGCTAAAATCCAGCCAATTGCCTTAACCGACTTGACGACGCAATGAAATCAACCCTTTTTGCTCTAGACTTTGATGGTGTTCTCTGCAACGGTCTGATTGAATATTTCCAAACGGCCTGGCGAGCCTACTGTCAAGTTTGGTCTCCTAGCGTAATCACCCCCCCCGAGGATCTCGCAGCCAGTTTTTATCGCTTGCGTCCGGTGGTGGAAACGGGTTGGGAAATGCCGGTTGTTCTGCGATCGCGCCTGTTGGGCTATTCTGAGCAGGAGATTTTAGAGGATTGGCGACGGGTTTGTCAGACGGTGGTTGAGGATGAACAGCTTAATTCCAGCGAATTGGCGAATGCGGTAGATGGGGTTCGCGATCGCTGGATTCGTGAAAATGTCGATAACTGGTTGAGTCTGCACCGCTTTTATCCGGGGGTCATTGAACAGTTAAATCATTTACAAGCCTTGGAAATTCCCTGGGTCATCATTACGACCAAAGAAGGACGATTTGTTCGCGCTCTTTTAGCCGGTCAAGGGATTGAATTCCAGCGAAATCAGTTGTTTGGTAAAGAGGTCAAACTTCCAAAATATGAAATTTTACGCAGACTGCTCAATGAAACGCCCTATTCTGAGATCATTTTTATTGAGGATAGACTTAATACTCTCTATTCAGTTGCCGAATATGATGATTTAAGAGCTGTGCAGCTTTATTTGGCTGATTGGGGGTATAATACAGAGTCGATGCGAGAAATGGCTGAACAAGATGAGCGAATCAAGGTGATTTCGTTGGAGCAATTTGAAGCCTTAATTGTTAATTACAGCTAAGCCGTTTTTGTGAGAGTCTAAACCCTATGTCAAGCAAGCTTTTATCTGAATTAAGCCTGAATGGATTGCCCTTAAAAAATCGGGTCGTGATGGCATCCTTGACGCGATCGCGCGCTGGTGTAGAACGCATGGCAAACCCCCTGATGGCTAAATATTATCAGCAACGGGCCTCAGCCGGGTTAATCCTCAGCGAAGCCACGGTCATCTCCCGTCAAGGCATCGGTTGGCAACAGTCCCCAGGAATCTATAGCCCCGAACAAGCCCAAGCCTGGAAACAGGTCGTCGATAGCGTTCACGAACAGGGAACCCCCATTTTCCTGCAACTCTGGCATTGTGGCCGTGCCTCCCATACAGAGTTTCACCCCGAGTTAGGCTTACCGGTAGCCCCCTCGGCGATCGCCATTAGCGGAGATAGTATCCATACCCCCAAGGGCAAACAACCCTACGAAACTCCTCGCCCCTTAGAAACGGAAGAAATCCCTCAAATTGTCAATGATTATCGTCAGGGGGCTGAGTATGCCAAACAGGCGGGATTTGATGGGGTCGAAGTTCACGCTGCCAATGGATATCTCATCGACCAGTTTTTACAGTCTAAAACCAATCAGCGCCAAGATAACTATGGTGGAAGTCTAGAAAATCGCTATCGTTTCTTACAAGAAATTTTAGAAGCGGTGACCACGGTCTATCCCAGTAATCGAGTGGGCGTTAAACTATCCCCCAATGGGAACTTTAACGATGTTGGCTCCCCGGACTACCGAGAGACATTTCTCTATGTCGGCCAACAACTCAATGCTTACAATCTCGCCTATCTCCAAGTGGTCGATGGCTTAGACTTTGGCTTTCATGACTTGGGCGACCCCATGACCCTGGCCGAGTTTCGCGGAGTGTTCGAGGGTCCTTTGATGGGCAACTGTGGTTACAATCAAGACAAAGCGGAAGCCGCACTGGTCAGAGGAGATGCCGATTGTATTTCCTTCGGCCGACCCTTTATTAGCAATCCGGATCTCGTGGAACGCTTTGCCCAGGGTTGGCCCCTCACCCCAGCCGATGATATGTCCGGTTGGTATGCCTTTGATGCCAAAGGCTACACCGACTTTCCCCCCTATCAAGAGGCTTAAGATAAATCCCGTCGGGAGGGAGTGGTCTGCAAAAGTCCCTGTAGCCCCTGTTGAGGAGTCCATTGGACTGCCCCTACTTCGGTCAGGTTGAGAATTTGGATTCCTAATTGGCTGATTTGTTGCTGTTGGCCAGCCCTCAACGGGGAGGGGATAATGAGCACGCTAGGACGAAGCTGATCGAGAAACTCCCCATCCAGTTCGGGACCAAAAAAGACTAAATAATCCACCGAACTGAGGCGATCGCGTTGCAGCAGCGACTGTTGTTGATCCTCCGAGAGATTGCCCAGAATCAACCAAGTGCGATCGCCCACCTGCAAGCGGAGAACAGGGGGCCGATTGGACTGACTCTGTATCCGCATCCCCTCCTGAGTCAGTTCCATCCCTGGGGCCAGGAAGGTTCCCCCATCTTCCCCCGCCAGTCCCACATCCGAGAGACGATAGAGTTCTTGGGGCTGGACTTGATTGAGTAGGAGATCCCAACCTTCCCCCACCGACGAGGTGGCGATCGCCGCCTGCAAACGGCCCACCCCCTCCTGTTGTAGAAAGGGTAACACTGCATAGCGGGTAATTTGAAGATCGCCCCCCGAGATGAGACTGGTATGCCAACCCTGTTGCAGGGCGATCGCCGGTTCCCCTCTCGTCGCCAAAACCGTCACCCGCAAGAGATTCGCCTTCGCCAACGTCCCCGGAAGCAACAGCAAGACCAGTCCCAGGGCCGTGGCGGCCCCATACAAACCAAGGCGATAACGATACCGCCAGTGATGCAACGCCCAAACCCCGGCTATTAACCCATATAGCCCCAAAACTTGCCACAGTTGTAGCGGTTGCACCACAATCGCCCCCTGAGGAAGGTGCGAGATCCAAGTCACTAATCCCAACAACCCCTGAACCGGATAGCCTAAACTCCAAGCTAAAATTGCCCCCAACTCGGGACTAATCAGGGCGGCGATCGCACTAATAAAGCCCCCCAAGGTCACCACCACCAAAAACGGCGTTGCCAAAATATTCGCCAAAATACTATAGGTGGGCATTTGGCCAAACACCCCCAACTGCAACGGTAACGTCCAAATCATCGCCGCCACAGGAACTGCCAACATGGGCGAAAATCTTGGCGGACACCAATCCAGACGTTTCACCAAGGCCGGAACCGTCACCAACAAACCCAAGGTGGCTAAAAAACTCAACTGAAAGCCCAACTCCTCAATCCAGAGAGGATTCAGCAGCAGTAACAACACCGCCGCCAACAACAACGCCCCCAGAGGATTCACCCGTCGTTCCAGGGCCAACCCCAACAAACCGGCCCCACCCATCACGGCCGCCCGTAACACCGACGGTTGGAAGCCCACCAAACCCACATACACCAACAGGGTTAGGAGTCCCAGGAGTAGTTTCGGGCGATCGCCCCAGCGGCGGCTAATGCCCAACACCGCCCCCAAAATCAGAGACACATGAAACCCTGATGCTGCCAAGACATGGGCCAACCCCACATCAATAAAGCGATCGCGAATCTCATGGGGTAAACTCACCGCCTGTCGCCCCAAAACCATGGCACTCACCAAGGGCCCCTGGGGAACCCCGAGGCCCTGTTCATGGGTTCTGACAATGCGATCGCGCAAACGCCACCAACCCCAGCCAGATGTCTCCATTGCCGTGTCTAGATGGACGATATCTACCCGCAATCCCGCAAAAATGCCTTGTCGCGCCAAAAACTGCCTAAAGTCGAATCCCGTGGGATTTCGCGGCGCTTGCGGTTCATAAAGCCAGCCCGTCAAACGCAGATCACGCCCAGGATGTACCCCCTCCGCCATCTCCGGGGACACCGTGACATAGAGTTGTCCAGATACCGGTTCCGGCAGAGAGATTTCCCCCACATCCCCATCTAAGTCCACCTCCAGCAGGCGATCGGCCGCCAAGACAAACCGCAGTCGGTCATTACGGTTCAGCGTTGGCTGAGTCATCACCCGTCCCTGAACCGTGACATCGTGATTCGCATATCGGGCGATATCATCTGCCGCCGGTTTAGGAATGACCCCTTGCAGATACACCGTAGCCAAAAATCCCACCAGCCCCGCCACAAACCAGACCCCACCCCGGGGGCCTTTACGCCAAATCCGAGGCATCGCCAGGGCCAAAACTCCCGCCGCCAGCAGCCAGACATAAGCAATCCCCGGCACTCTCGCTAGAGAGACACCGAGGAGATAGGCCAAACAGAGAATAACACTTGAGGTTCGATGCACTCGACTCCCAAAACGTCAACGCTAGAGCAGGGGTCATAAGACTACCATAGCCCCACCCCCAACCCTTCGCAGCTAAATCGAGAGGCCCAAGCGAATCCCGAGAATCGCGTGAACTACCAACAAGACCATCAAGCTACTGCCAATATAAGCGTGAACCAGTCGTAAGTTAGCCGTTCCCCAAAACCCCTTAAAGGAGGTAAGACTCTGCAACACCAGTAACGCCACCACCATCGATCCGGTCCAAAAGTGGGGACTTTCCAGAATCGGCTGCTGTTGCATCACCAGAGAGAGAACCCCACCGGTGTAGCCCAACATCATGAAAAATGCCATGAATTTGGAGATTTTACTATGGGCGGAGCGATTTTTCTGAGACTCCTCTTTATCCTCAGCTAAGCGGCCTTTCCAACCGGTTAATGCCGTCGCACTGCCCATCGCCAGGGCCACAATCCCCATCATGACGGGATGGCCCCAATGGGTGATAGGGGCAGGGATATTCAAACTACGAAACTGAGCGGCAATGGGTTCTAACAGGTCACTGACCTGTTCACCCAAGGCGCTGGCCAATGTGATGTCAAAGGGTATCATTGAGGTGTTCTCCGAGTGTTCCTCAGTAATTTTAAAGCAGTCCGAGGCGAAGCGGTACGAGAACCACCCCATCCCCTACTGCCTCTTGCCTCTTGCCTCTTGCCTCTTGCCTTTTCCTAACGTGTTTATTCATATCCCTAAACCCTGGACCCTTCCCGCCTCTGATGTGACCTCCGAGACGGTGTTTTGGAATCGTCGCCGCTTTCTCAAGAGTGCGATCGCCGCTTCAGTGGGGGTTAGTACCCTCGGCTTGAGTGGCTGTCGTAGTTCCGATGACTCAGACCTCGATTCCCTGGCGGGGACGAGATCCTTAAAACCCTTATCTCGCAATCCTCAGTTTACGACCACCGAGTTGGGCGATCGCACCATTACCCCCCGTCGCTTAACCGCCGAATACAACAACTTCTACGAATTTGGGGGCAACAAATCCATCTGGAAAGCGGCCCAGGCCCTACCGACGGACTCTTGGAAAGTCGAGGTGGGGGGACTGGTCAAAAATCCCCAAACTTACGATCTCGATGACTTAAAACGCAAGTTTCCCACGGAAGAGCGCATTTATCGTTTCCGCTGTGTGGAGGCTTGGTCAATGGTCGTTCCTTGGGCCGGCTTTCCCATGCGGTTACTCCTAGAGGATGTGGACCCCCTCAGCCGTGCCAAGTTTGTCCGCTTCACCTCCTACTATGATTCTGAGGTGGTTCCGGGCCCCGGTTGGCGGCCCAATAGCCTCCCTTGGCCCTATACCGAAGGCTTAACCATTGAAGAGATGGCCAACGACCTAGCCTTTTTTGCCACAGGGGCCTATGGGGAAACTCTCCCGAAACAAAATGGGGCTCCCATCCGCATGGTAATGCCTTGGAAATACGGCTTTAAGGGGGCTAAGTCAATTGTCAAAATTGAGTTTGTCGAGGAACAGCCCGCCACCTACTGGAATAGCCTCATCCCCAATGAATATGGTTTTGTGGCCAACGTCAATCCAGATAAACCCCATCCTCGCTGGTCTCAAGCTCAAGAACGCTTAGTGAGTCGGGGGCCGTCCTTCTCTTGGGAGACCGTTCCCACGCTCCATTACAATGGCTATGGCGAATTTGTGGCTCATCTCTATGGCTGATGAGGATGGGGATTCAGCCGTTGTCTCACGTGAACGATTCACGCCAATCTCTACACCTTCTATATTTTTATGGCTTACGAACAGGAAAAACAGGTGGCGATGCAAGCCACCCTCGCCGCCGCGAAACTCTGTCAGCGTGTC harbors:
- a CDS encoding DUF4079 domain-containing protein, whose product is MIPFDITLASALGEQVSDLLEPIAAQFRSLNIPAPITHWGHPVMMGIVALAMGSATALTGWKGRLAEDKEESQKNRSAHSKISKFMAFFMMLGYTGGVLSLVMQQQPILESPHFWTGSMVVALLVLQSLTSFKGFWGTANLRLVHAYIGSSLMVLLVVHAILGIRLGLSI
- a CDS encoding alkene reductase; the encoded protein is MSSKLLSELSLNGLPLKNRVVMASLTRSRAGVERMANPLMAKYYQQRASAGLILSEATVISRQGIGWQQSPGIYSPEQAQAWKQVVDSVHEQGTPIFLQLWHCGRASHTEFHPELGLPVAPSAIAISGDSIHTPKGKQPYETPRPLETEEIPQIVNDYRQGAEYAKQAGFDGVEVHAANGYLIDQFLQSKTNQRQDNYGGSLENRYRFLQEILEAVTTVYPSNRVGVKLSPNGNFNDVGSPDYRETFLYVGQQLNAYNLAYLQVVDGLDFGFHDLGDPMTLAEFRGVFEGPLMGNCGYNQDKAEAALVRGDADCISFGRPFISNPDLVERFAQGWPLTPADDMSGWYAFDAKGYTDFPPYQEA
- the msrP gene encoding protein-methionine-sulfoxide reductase catalytic subunit MsrP — protein: MFIHIPKPWTLPASDVTSETVFWNRRRFLKSAIAASVGVSTLGLSGCRSSDDSDLDSLAGTRSLKPLSRNPQFTTTELGDRTITPRRLTAEYNNFYEFGGNKSIWKAAQALPTDSWKVEVGGLVKNPQTYDLDDLKRKFPTEERIYRFRCVEAWSMVVPWAGFPMRLLLEDVDPLSRAKFVRFTSYYDSEVVPGPGWRPNSLPWPYTEGLTIEEMANDLAFFATGAYGETLPKQNGAPIRMVMPWKYGFKGAKSIVKIEFVEEQPATYWNSLIPNEYGFVANVNPDKPHPRWSQAQERLVSRGPSFSWETVPTLHYNGYGEFVAHLYG
- a CDS encoding ComEC/Rec2 family competence protein, whose amino-acid sequence is MHRTSSVILCLAYLLGVSLARVPGIAYVWLLAAGVLALAMPRIWRKGPRGGVWFVAGLVGFLATVYLQGVIPKPAADDIARYANHDVTVQGRVMTQPTLNRNDRLRFVLAADRLLEVDLDGDVGEISLPEPVSGQLYVTVSPEMAEGVHPGRDLRLTGWLYEPQAPRNPTGFDFRQFLARQGIFAGLRVDIVHLDTAMETSGWGWWRLRDRIVRTHEQGLGVPQGPLVSAMVLGRQAVSLPHEIRDRFIDVGLAHVLAASGFHVSLILGAVLGISRRWGDRPKLLLGLLTLLVYVGLVGFQPSVLRAAVMGGAGLLGLALERRVNPLGALLLAAVLLLLLNPLWIEELGFQLSFLATLGLLVTVPALVKRLDWCPPRFSPMLAVPVAAMIWTLPLQLGVFGQMPTYSILANILATPFLVVVTLGGFISAIAALISPELGAILAWSLGYPVQGLLGLVTWISHLPQGAIVVQPLQLWQVLGLYGLIAGVWALHHWRYRYRLGLYGAATALGLVLLLLPGTLAKANLLRVTVLATRGEPAIALQQGWHTSLISGGDLQITRYAVLPFLQQEGVGRLQAAIATSSVGEGWDLLLNQVQPQELYRLSDVGLAGEDGGTFLAPGMELTQEGMRIQSQSNRPPVLRLQVGDRTWLILGNLSEDQQQSLLQRDRLSSVDYLVFFGPELDGEFLDQLRPSVLIIPSPLRAGQQQQISQLGIQILNLTEVGAVQWTPQQGLQGLLQTTPSRRDLS
- a CDS encoding HAD family hydrolase, which produces MKSTLFALDFDGVLCNGLIEYFQTAWRAYCQVWSPSVITPPEDLAASFYRLRPVVETGWEMPVVLRSRLLGYSEQEILEDWRRVCQTVVEDEQLNSSELANAVDGVRDRWIRENVDNWLSLHRFYPGVIEQLNHLQALEIPWVIITTKEGRFVRALLAGQGIEFQRNQLFGKEVKLPKYEILRRLLNETPYSEIIFIEDRLNTLYSVAEYDDLRAVQLYLADWGYNTESMREMAEQDERIKVISLEQFEALIVNYS
- a CDS encoding protein kinase domain-containing protein codes for the protein MIFCLNPNCSQPRNTDDASHCVTCGSRLKLRGRYRPTKPLARGGFGRTYIAVDEDRLNTFCVIKQLLPQDDGSQVTEGSYDKTISLFYQEATQLSKLGEHPHIPTLFAFFEEDGRLYLVQEYVDGQTLWHEMERSGAFSETKIREILVQLLPVLRYVHQNKVIHRDITPVNILRRNRDGKLMLIDFGVSKQLTKTALAEPGTKVGTMGYAPLEQLRSGQAYPASDIYSLGVTCLQLLTNTRPDVLFDPMKGWRWREKLAEQEISLSPRLGAILDKMTQERLQERYQSVDEIIRDFKPPASKPPSRQAKQRKTAAAAGSDYAPVSAPQTKPANASLPPTNIEAPSSQSPRRSMPPLPPKPPSMTPVPSGRVFPTSSSRFQDITPISHRPPLPKTRGWHCAYTLPALTSLVSCVAIYERLPAGKPLSSKTGRPTLPWIVGGGLDNTVFVWNLQTGQLQYALDRHRRPVNAVAISPDGKVLASGGDDATVKLWNLETGELLDSLGGHLRGVTSLAFAGDGSYLISGSKDRTLQIWKPGQSETSGVLRTPSGSIKAIALSPDGRWLVSGGLDNKIYVWNLGDRQLLHTLTGHLGSVLSVAISRDNQFLASGSKDRTIKLWDLQSGTEVCTLANHLWDVNDVAFGLHEDMLISASSDKTIKIWSIRDRRVCDTLSGHMGAVHGIAVAQRSRTIVSGSWDKTIKIWCWHQ